From Arcticibacter tournemirensis, one genomic window encodes:
- a CDS encoding beta-N-acetylhexosaminidase — protein MIKNQMYSSRRLFRAIAISTFMLWLYTAASAQETARFPIRGFHLDLRIQVMKMPALKAFALRLSKNGINTLIMEWEATYPYQLHPLIANRFAYTREEIKSFTAYCSSIGLDVIPLQQSFGHVEYILRNYRYAELREDQKDYSQVNPLKVEETKKLFTELYKDLISTHSSPYIHVGGDETYLLGHSEESKKKVEQVGKGRLYGDYLKMLCDIVISLGKRPVVWADIALKYPEALPILPKETIFVDWNYGWDLNRFGDHEKLTEQGFEIWGAPAIRSSPDNYYLTDWKKHFNNIRDFIPSAAKIGYKGMVMTSWSTSGIYSPVFESASEITQLYPVRHVYPITGFNILIDAYFAALKSSVPLEINTFIKTYGREKYGLSTEQSKAFLHAITSTAYDINQGKISPTGISISEVVDSAEFVAETLHRLKPARNKQEFDHYVLMADIRLRYLRYKKLEMQVNSKNFTEAEIPLVLPQLRSLRKSGLGKQFIRLNKKTFYKQELQEESELMNAGIDNLYSRLARKRK, from the coding sequence ATGATAAAAAACCAAATGTATTCAAGCCGAAGGTTATTTCGGGCTATAGCTATTTCTACCTTTATGCTTTGGTTGTACACAGCAGCATCCGCTCAGGAAACAGCACGCTTTCCGATCCGTGGCTTTCACCTCGATTTGCGGATACAGGTAATGAAGATGCCGGCGCTTAAAGCCTTTGCACTCCGGCTGAGCAAAAATGGAATCAATACATTGATCATGGAATGGGAAGCCACTTATCCATATCAGCTGCATCCCCTTATAGCTAACCGCTTTGCTTATACGAGGGAGGAAATAAAATCTTTTACAGCCTATTGTTCATCAATAGGCCTCGATGTAATCCCTCTGCAACAGAGTTTTGGGCATGTTGAATACATATTGAGAAATTACAGGTATGCAGAGCTCCGCGAAGACCAGAAAGACTATTCCCAGGTAAATCCATTAAAAGTAGAGGAAACTAAAAAGCTTTTTACCGAGCTCTATAAAGACCTTATTTCCACTCATTCATCACCCTACATACACGTCGGCGGGGATGAGACCTACCTTCTGGGGCACTCTGAAGAATCTAAAAAAAAGGTTGAACAAGTTGGGAAAGGCCGGCTGTATGGCGACTATCTTAAGATGCTTTGTGATATTGTAATCAGTTTGGGTAAAAGGCCAGTAGTTTGGGCAGACATAGCCTTAAAATACCCCGAGGCGCTTCCCATCCTGCCGAAGGAAACGATATTTGTGGACTGGAACTATGGCTGGGATTTAAACCGTTTTGGCGACCATGAAAAGCTCACTGAACAGGGCTTTGAAATCTGGGGAGCTCCAGCTATCCGCAGTTCGCCGGATAACTACTACCTGACAGATTGGAAAAAGCATTTCAACAATATCAGGGATTTCATCCCTTCTGCGGCAAAAATCGGATACAAGGGAATGGTTATGACTTCATGGTCGACCTCCGGAATTTATTCTCCTGTTTTTGAATCCGCTTCAGAAATAACACAGCTCTACCCTGTGCGCCATGTTTATCCTATCACCGGATTTAACATTTTGATCGACGCATACTTTGCTGCCCTTAAATCGTCCGTTCCTTTAGAGATAAACACTTTCATCAAAACCTATGGAAGGGAAAAATATGGGCTTTCTACTGAGCAGTCAAAGGCCTTTCTTCATGCGATAACATCAACTGCATATGATATTAACCAGGGCAAAATCAGCCCTACCGGGATTAGTATAAGCGAAGTAGTAGACAGTGCAGAATTTGTCGCAGAAACTTTACATCGTTTAAAGCCTGCGAGGAATAAACAAGAGTTCGATCATTATGTGTTGATGGCTGATATACGGCTTCGCTATCTCCGGTATAAGAAGCTGGAAATGCAGGTAAATAGTAAAAACTTTACAGAAGCAGAGATACCACTGGTGTTGCCACAACTTCGTTCCCTGCGAAAATCGGGATTAGGCAAGCAGTTTATCCGATTGAATAAAAAAACATTCTACAAACAGGAACTACAAGAAGAAAGTGAGTTAATGAATGCCGGCATTGATAACCTTTACTCCCGTCTGGCACGGAAAAGAAAATAG
- a CDS encoding RagB/SusD family nutrient uptake outer membrane protein, producing the protein MKKVFHPLMIMTVAVLCFCSCNKFLETTPSDFLSPANYYETEEQLNFALNGVYDILGQRAVYGDALISRMGTEADEGFYAVSSFSGPQVYSHSTADTYVLNLWQLLYDGINRANVLIENVNKPKMDEGKRNAIRGQALFLRAYYHFLLVSNWGDIPLMLKATNSANETSITRTSQKQVYEAILKDMEEAETLVETAQTVGFGGKINKSAIRGILARVCLYMAGNPLNDVSKYKDALKWSKMIIDENFHALNPSYQDIFINYAADKYDIKESIWEVEFWGNTAGPYREGGRVGINTGITNPSTAAYTYGFIQTTARLFNSYGSAKDLRRDWAIAPFRYQSQGTIKANWNATQVYERHCGKWRREYEVVSPKSMNDSPENFPLLRYSDVLLMFAEAENEVNGPTPEAYDAINAVRKRAYGKLLPGAVNVNEANVPPGLSKTGFADYLREERSRELCFEGLRKYDLIRWGILGSTLKQVSAEINANAPAALKYAAKAGTNFTEPRHLLLPIPIYEMGINKALTQNNDW; encoded by the coding sequence ATGAAAAAGGTATTTCACCCCCTTATGATAATGACAGTTGCAGTTCTGTGTTTCTGTTCATGCAATAAATTCCTCGAGACAACACCGTCTGATTTTCTTTCACCGGCAAATTACTATGAAACAGAAGAACAATTAAACTTCGCACTTAACGGTGTCTATGATATTCTCGGACAACGGGCGGTATATGGAGATGCCCTGATTAGCCGTATGGGCACGGAGGCCGATGAAGGGTTCTATGCTGTTTCCAGCTTTTCCGGCCCCCAGGTCTATAGTCACTCCACCGCCGATACGTATGTTCTGAATCTATGGCAGTTACTGTATGATGGCATCAACCGCGCCAACGTATTAATTGAAAACGTAAATAAACCGAAGATGGACGAAGGCAAACGAAATGCGATCCGCGGGCAGGCGCTGTTTTTAAGAGCTTACTATCATTTTCTCCTGGTAAGTAACTGGGGAGACATTCCGCTCATGCTGAAAGCAACGAACTCCGCAAATGAAACAAGTATAACCAGAACTTCGCAAAAACAGGTGTATGAAGCAATCTTAAAAGATATGGAAGAAGCCGAGACGCTGGTAGAAACGGCCCAAACGGTTGGTTTCGGCGGTAAAATCAACAAATCGGCGATACGTGGTATTCTGGCAAGAGTTTGCCTCTATATGGCCGGGAACCCTCTTAACGACGTGTCGAAATATAAAGATGCTCTTAAGTGGAGCAAAATGATTATAGACGAAAACTTCCACGCGCTTAATCCTTCATATCAGGATATTTTCATCAATTACGCAGCGGACAAGTATGATATTAAGGAAAGTATTTGGGAGGTAGAATTCTGGGGTAATACAGCGGGCCCTTACCGCGAAGGCGGACGAGTGGGCATTAATACCGGCATAACCAATCCGAGTACAGCTGCTTATACTTATGGCTTTATCCAAACGACTGCCAGGCTTTTTAATTCATATGGATCAGCAAAGGATTTAAGGCGCGACTGGGCAATCGCACCGTTTCGATACCAAAGCCAGGGCACTATCAAAGCCAATTGGAATGCAACCCAGGTATACGAAAGGCACTGTGGTAAATGGCGAAGAGAATATGAAGTGGTATCGCCAAAATCAATGAACGATTCTCCGGAAAATTTCCCGCTTTTAAGATATTCTGATGTGTTACTTATGTTTGCAGAAGCAGAGAACGAAGTAAATGGACCCACCCCGGAAGCCTACGATGCAATAAACGCGGTAAGAAAGAGAGCTTATGGAAAGCTGCTTCCCGGAGCGGTAAATGTAAATGAAGCTAACGTGCCGCCCGGACTTTCGAAAACCGGGTTTGCTGATTATCTTAGAGAGGAGAGATCAAGAGAGCTTTGTTTTGAAGGCTTGCGGAAATATGATTTAATCAGGTGGGGAATTTTAGGAAGTACCCTGAAACAAGTATCAGCTGAAATCAACGCGAATGCTCCCGCTGCTCTTAAGTACGCCGCAAAAGCAGGTACGAACTTCACTGAACCGCGGCATTTGCTTTTACCTATTCCGATATACGAAATGGGTATTAACAAGGCACTTACACAAAACAACGACTGGTAA
- a CDS encoding substrate-binding domain-containing protein translates to MTENNDTELVGVKEIARRANVSIATVDRVLHNRTGVSLKTKDKINAIIAELDYRPNIMARRLASKKVLRIAVLIPSVSSETDYWDAPLTGVSQAEAEIKAYGITVEKFLFDQNDKASFHAQARNVLKDYYDGVLLAPMFVEESKEFVEACQKRDIPYIFINSDVPGTNCLSYIGPDLYRSGYLGAHLANYLINNEDKILIVNISQEMDNHHHLLRKEEGFRAYFSENGKSMSIAKADIRRTDYPSVKKELTLALQAKDVRLIFVTNSRVSVVSRFLEESGIRDIVLIGYDFIKENIDYLKRQKIDFLICQKPQEQGYRGIMFLYNHLVHSASIDRTYYMPIDIITCENYQFYRN, encoded by the coding sequence ATGACAGAAAATAATGATACGGAGCTGGTCGGTGTAAAAGAGATAGCGCGCCGGGCAAATGTTTCCATAGCTACAGTAGACCGTGTATTGCATAATCGGACAGGAGTATCTTTGAAGACAAAAGATAAGATAAATGCGATTATAGCGGAACTAGACTATCGTCCAAACATCATGGCCAGAAGACTTGCCTCAAAAAAAGTGCTTCGTATAGCTGTACTTATACCTTCTGTCTCGTCCGAAACCGACTACTGGGATGCTCCTCTGACGGGAGTTTCTCAGGCTGAAGCGGAAATTAAGGCGTACGGTATAACAGTTGAAAAATTTCTGTTCGATCAGAATGATAAGGCCTCGTTTCATGCGCAGGCCAGAAATGTCTTAAAGGACTATTACGATGGCGTGCTCCTGGCTCCCATGTTTGTGGAAGAGTCAAAAGAATTTGTTGAAGCGTGCCAGAAGAGGGACATACCCTATATATTTATAAACTCAGATGTTCCAGGTACAAATTGCCTTTCCTACATAGGGCCCGATCTTTATCGTAGCGGATATCTTGGGGCTCATCTTGCCAATTATTTAATAAACAACGAGGATAAAATTCTAATTGTGAATATTTCACAGGAGATGGACAACCACCATCATCTGTTGCGCAAGGAAGAAGGATTTCGCGCATATTTTAGCGAAAATGGCAAATCAATGAGTATAGCCAAGGCTGATATCAGGCGGACAGATTATCCTTCGGTAAAAAAGGAGTTGACACTTGCTCTTCAGGCAAAAGATGTGAGACTCATATTTGTAACCAATTCGAGAGTTTCTGTTGTTTCCCGGTTTTTGGAAGAATCAGGCATCAGGGATATCGTTTTAATAGGTTATGATTTTATAAAGGAAAATATCGACTACCTCAAAAGACAAAAAATTGACTTCCTGATCTGTCAGAAACCTCAGGAACAGGGATACAGGGGTATTATGTTTCTATATAACCATCTTGTTCATTCCGCCTCCATAGACCGCACGTATTATATGCCAATTGATATTATTACATGTGAAAATTACCAATTTTATAGAAATTAA
- a CDS encoding glycosyl hydrolase family 18 protein, translated as MKLLRLYILLLLLSNGLASPAAGQHIDAAFRIVGYYKGDLVNYQGKINFSQITHLNIAFINPDERGIFHPVPGLTALVSKAHEHHVKVLAAIGGGRAPEYYSSLIAQEKRGELIKNIAGMMNNYGLDGIDVDLEGSLITNEYAGFILQLADAIKPRGLLTAALASNNAGKLDEETLRNFDFINVMSYDKTGPWKPLEPGQHAPYSMAVDDIEFWVSKGLSGSKLNLGLPFYGYGFNSRTVSMSYSKLINSYPGAEKRDELKLNDGGTLYYNGIPSIKSKTKLALEKTGGIMIWQIAQDTTGKKSLLFNIHQVIDNYKIP; from the coding sequence ATGAAACTATTAAGGTTATATATCTTACTCCTTTTACTTTCAAACGGACTCGCCTCACCGGCGGCAGGCCAACACATAGACGCAGCGTTTCGGATAGTCGGGTACTATAAAGGGGATCTGGTGAATTATCAGGGTAAGATTAACTTCAGCCAAATCACGCATTTAAATATCGCCTTCATCAATCCGGACGAAAGAGGAATCTTTCATCCGGTTCCCGGCCTGACAGCTCTTGTTTCAAAAGCACATGAACATCATGTAAAGGTCCTGGCCGCGATTGGTGGTGGCAGAGCCCCCGAATACTATTCCTCCTTAATAGCCCAGGAAAAACGCGGCGAATTGATAAAAAACATTGCTGGCATGATGAATAATTATGGCCTCGACGGTATTGACGTGGACCTCGAGGGGAGTCTGATAACCAATGAATATGCAGGATTTATCCTTCAGTTAGCTGACGCGATCAAACCAAGGGGATTACTGACTGCGGCTTTGGCAAGTAACAATGCAGGAAAACTTGATGAAGAAACATTGAGGAACTTTGATTTTATCAATGTCATGTCATATGACAAAACGGGCCCCTGGAAGCCGCTCGAGCCGGGTCAACATGCTCCGTATTCGATGGCGGTCGACGATATTGAATTCTGGGTATCAAAAGGCCTTAGTGGAAGCAAGCTAAACCTCGGCCTCCCCTTTTACGGATACGGATTTAACTCGAGAACAGTCAGCATGTCTTACAGCAAGCTCATCAACAGCTATCCGGGAGCAGAAAAACGGGATGAATTGAAATTAAATGACGGGGGAACGCTTTACTACAACGGTATTCCTTCAATAAAGAGCAAGACAAAGCTTGCGCTGGAAAAAACAGGTGGAATCATGATCTGGCAGATTGCGCAGGATACCACTGGTAAGAAGTCCCTTTTGTTTAATATCCATCAGGTTATAGATAATTATAAAATACCTTAA
- a CDS encoding DUF3298 and DUF4163 domain-containing protein, translating to MMMLRDSMKIFNSLIYPLSIVLALLSACNNTPQNKLKSSKSPGLDFDTVTYTLKTITKDDPECDTSREKNCRIVNIKYHVFDNHPVLNDSIRTMLLAIYPFERTDPSVMPSLDKQTEEFMDKYEEFKKEPYSQGRKYGLISSTKVMEELGNLLTLQLDAYTYSGGAHGASFTHFFNYDIRNKKMIFIDDVINDNYQDCLVKVAERIFKKNEGLNPGQPLKPNAYFFENNRFSLANNYVFTPQGIMFLYNEYEIKPYADGKTELLVPYAEIKHMLKTETLIRQFLK from the coding sequence ATGATGATGTTAAGAGACTCAATGAAGATCTTTAATTCACTTATATATCCGCTATCAATCGTATTAGCGTTACTCTCCGCTTGCAATAATACACCACAGAATAAACTAAAGAGCAGCAAAAGCCCGGGTTTGGACTTCGACACAGTTACCTACACTCTTAAAACAATCACGAAGGACGATCCGGAATGTGATACTTCCAGGGAAAAAAACTGCAGAATCGTCAACATTAAATATCATGTTTTTGACAATCACCCGGTTTTAAACGATTCCATCAGGACGATGCTTCTTGCAATTTATCCGTTCGAAAGAACGGATCCATCAGTAATGCCTTCTCTTGATAAGCAAACTGAGGAGTTTATGGATAAATACGAGGAATTTAAAAAAGAGCCCTACTCGCAGGGACGGAAATACGGGTTAATCAGTTCTACCAAGGTCATGGAGGAGCTCGGCAACCTCCTCACTCTACAGTTGGATGCATATACTTACAGCGGCGGAGCCCATGGCGCCTCATTTACCCACTTTTTTAATTACGACATCAGAAACAAAAAGATGATTTTCATCGACGACGTTATAAATGATAATTACCAGGACTGTTTAGTGAAAGTTGCTGAACGTATATTCAAAAAGAATGAGGGACTGAATCCTGGCCAGCCTTTAAAGCCGAACGCATATTTCTTTGAAAACAACAGGTTTAGCCTTGCAAATAACTACGTTTTCACACCTCAGGGAATTATGTTCTTGTACAACGAATACGAAATAAAGCCCTATGCAGATGGAAAAACGGAACTGCTCGTTCCATATGCGGAAATAAAACACATGCTCAAAACGGAAACTCTTATCCGTCAATTTTTAAAATAG
- a CDS encoding SusC/RagA family TonB-linked outer membrane protein: protein MSLLNKSCLRRLLILSLVLWVTPTFSHGSSLSLKRESPISIFKQEITISGVVRDKANQLLPGVSIRVIGTAISSATDINGKYQIKVPSGSSVLVFSYVGFYPLEEVAGSRRVIDVILRENIQSLNEVVVIGYGTVNRKDLTGSVGKVDIEDMNRAPVASFEDALAGRVAGVSVSSNEGQPGAGVDIVIRGANSVTQSNSPLYVIDGFPIEDPTNAAINPADIASIDVLKDASAAAIYGSRAANGVIVIETKKGKVGKPVLTYDASLGFQHIVKTMDLMNPYEFVKLQQELDPVLSSAQYLSDRDLDSYRAEAGYDWQSEMFRTAPVQIHNLSLSGGSDQTRYALSGSIYDQDGIIINSGYKRYQGRISLDQTISSKLKAGIVANYSVVKNNGRIASEMGSSGSASSYLLYSIWGYRPVAGNNADLLGNLVDPEIESTNDFRVNPVISTNNEQLHSKNNSLTANAYFTYSILKDLTLKVTGGINSRMLREDAFYNSQTSRGTPLIPTNTRGVFGTIANEEVNTWMNENTLSYKKKFGQHTLDAVGGFTLQGRSSNNYGFTSQLVPNESLGLSGLDEGVPYSTVAAETENTLASFLGRINYNYKSKYLLTASFRADGSSKFVDDNKWGYFPSAAFAWRMSSENFMKKLTAVSDAKLRVSYGLTGNNRIPDFAALSALSFSPVNPLITLTNNYSFNNQTPGKGVIPATLENRDLKWETTTQLDLGYDLGLFKNRISVSADWYKKETKDLLLNANMPYSTGYVKALKNIGSMQNSGVELSLNTVNIQNKNFSWSSNFNISFNKNKVLGLSGEESTLFSTINWEVAYEKTPLYVAEVGHPVAQFYGYQWDGIYQYEDFDVANGVYTLKPGITNNGGTVQPGDIKYKDLNGDLKVNADDRTVIGNPMPKHTGGFTNNFRYKGIDLNVFFQWSYGNDILNANRIIFEGNALNYKNLNQYASYNNRWMPDNPSNTLARVGGQGPRGVYSSREIEDGSYLRLKTVSLGYNVPAKFLSTLKVNSVYISASAQNLFTWTNYSGIDPEVSVRNSALTPGFDYSAYPRAKTVTFNLKISL, encoded by the coding sequence ATGAGTTTGTTAAACAAATCGTGTCTGCGACGCTTGTTAATCCTTTCTTTAGTCCTTTGGGTAACACCGACTTTCTCACACGGAAGTTCATTATCCTTGAAACGCGAATCTCCAATATCCATTTTTAAACAGGAGATAACAATTAGTGGAGTAGTCAGAGATAAAGCAAATCAGCTATTACCCGGAGTGAGTATCAGGGTAATAGGAACAGCTATTTCATCTGCTACTGACATAAATGGGAAGTACCAAATAAAGGTACCTTCAGGATCAAGTGTTCTCGTGTTCAGCTACGTCGGCTTTTATCCGTTAGAAGAGGTTGCTGGATCAAGACGAGTAATCGACGTGATATTAAGAGAGAATATTCAATCTCTGAATGAGGTAGTAGTAATCGGATATGGGACAGTAAACAGGAAGGACCTCACGGGATCTGTCGGAAAAGTTGACATTGAGGATATGAACAGAGCTCCGGTCGCATCATTTGAGGATGCATTAGCGGGCCGGGTAGCCGGAGTTAGCGTTTCATCTAATGAGGGCCAACCAGGAGCTGGAGTGGATATCGTGATCCGCGGAGCAAACTCGGTTACGCAAAGCAACTCACCTCTTTATGTTATTGATGGCTTTCCAATTGAAGATCCTACCAACGCAGCTATTAACCCAGCCGATATTGCTTCCATAGACGTACTTAAGGACGCTTCCGCTGCTGCTATTTACGGCTCGAGGGCCGCGAACGGAGTTATAGTAATCGAAACGAAAAAAGGTAAAGTTGGCAAACCCGTTTTAACCTACGACGCTTCTCTTGGATTTCAGCACATTGTGAAGACAATGGATTTGATGAACCCTTATGAATTCGTGAAACTGCAACAGGAACTTGATCCTGTATTATCGTCTGCACAATACCTTTCTGACCGCGATCTTGACTCGTACCGTGCCGAAGCAGGATATGACTGGCAATCTGAAATGTTTCGAACCGCACCGGTTCAGATTCACAATTTATCGCTTTCCGGAGGTTCTGATCAGACACGCTACGCCCTTTCCGGGTCTATTTATGATCAGGACGGAATCATTATCAATTCTGGCTATAAACGATATCAGGGAAGGATTTCTCTTGATCAGACAATTTCCTCCAAACTTAAAGCGGGAATTGTAGCGAATTACAGTGTCGTCAAAAACAACGGACGGATTGCTTCTGAAATGGGAAGCAGCGGATCTGCATCGAGTTATTTGCTTTATAGTATCTGGGGTTACCGCCCTGTTGCAGGAAATAATGCAGATTTGCTCGGCAACCTCGTGGACCCGGAAATTGAAAGCACCAACGATTTTCGGGTAAACCCGGTCATCTCGACAAATAATGAACAGCTCCATTCAAAGAATAACAGCCTAACGGCGAACGCTTATTTTACATATTCAATTCTCAAGGATCTTACCCTTAAGGTTACCGGTGGCATTAATAGCCGGATGCTAAGGGAGGATGCCTTTTATAATTCTCAAACCTCCAGAGGTACTCCGCTAATTCCGACGAATACCAGGGGTGTATTCGGGACCATTGCAAATGAAGAAGTCAATACCTGGATGAATGAAAATACTCTTTCATATAAAAAGAAATTTGGGCAGCACACGCTTGATGCGGTCGGCGGATTTACCTTACAAGGCAGATCATCTAATAACTACGGGTTTACTTCGCAGTTGGTTCCAAATGAAAGTCTGGGTCTAAGCGGCTTAGATGAAGGGGTTCCCTATTCCACCGTGGCAGCGGAGACGGAAAACACACTCGCCTCTTTTTTAGGAAGGATTAACTATAATTACAAATCGAAATATCTTCTTACCGCTTCTTTCAGGGCAGACGGTTCGTCGAAATTTGTAGACGATAATAAGTGGGGATATTTTCCTTCGGCAGCCTTTGCATGGCGTATGAGTAGCGAAAACTTCATGAAAAAGCTCACTGCTGTTTCAGATGCCAAGTTAAGGGTTAGCTATGGGTTAACAGGTAATAACAGGATCCCGGATTTCGCCGCACTCTCCGCACTTAGCTTTTCACCAGTTAACCCTCTGATCACATTGACAAATAACTACTCATTTAACAACCAGACTCCCGGAAAAGGGGTGATTCCCGCAACCCTTGAAAACAGAGACCTGAAATGGGAAACTACCACACAATTGGATCTTGGGTATGATCTTGGTTTGTTTAAAAACAGAATCTCTGTATCGGCCGACTGGTATAAAAAAGAGACCAAAGACTTGTTACTGAATGCTAACATGCCCTACAGTACAGGGTATGTAAAAGCATTGAAGAACATCGGCAGTATGCAAAACAGCGGTGTAGAGCTCAGCCTGAATACGGTCAATATTCAGAATAAAAATTTTAGCTGGAGCAGTAATTTCAATATCAGCTTCAACAAAAACAAGGTCCTGGGGCTCTCGGGAGAAGAATCGACATTATTTTCGACCATAAACTGGGAGGTAGCTTACGAAAAAACTCCGCTTTATGTCGCAGAAGTCGGACACCCTGTTGCCCAATTCTACGGATACCAGTGGGATGGCATATACCAGTACGAGGATTTCGATGTGGCGAACGGTGTTTACACCCTTAAGCCAGGGATAACAAATAACGGCGGTACGGTTCAGCCAGGAGACATTAAATATAAAGACCTGAATGGAGACCTTAAGGTGAATGCAGATGATAGAACAGTGATTGGAAATCCGATGCCTAAACATACCGGAGGTTTTACGAATAATTTCCGGTATAAGGGTATTGACCTGAATGTTTTCTTCCAGTGGTCATACGGCAATGACATCTTAAACGCAAACAGGATTATATTCGAGGGGAATGCGCTAAACTATAAAAACCTGAACCAGTATGCAAGCTATAACAATCGGTGGATGCCTGATAATCCCAGTAATACGCTGGCCCGTGTTGGCGGTCAGGGTCCAAGAGGAGTATATTCGTCAAGAGAAATTGAAGACGGCTCTTATCTCAGACTGAAAACCGTTTCTCTTGGTTACAACGTTCCTGCAAAGTTCCTGAGCACCCTTAAAGTAAACAGTGTATATATTTCAGCTTCTGCACAGAACCTTTTTACCTGGACGAACTATTCGGGCATCGACCCTGAGGTCTCCGTCCGTAATTCGGCATTAACTCCGGGCTTTGACTATTCCGCCTACCCGCGTGCAAAAACCGTGACTTTTAATCTAAAAATTTCACTATAG